The following proteins are co-located in the Tardibacter chloracetimidivorans genome:
- a CDS encoding tyrosine-type recombinase/integrase has translation MERVEFTPKWLDNLKPAMGAPQYEIADTVVGGLRVRVGSKSVPDGRYKGKALIISFVLVARFPPAKQPTRRVIGQYGRSESGLSLGDARATAIAWKEAVRSGIDPTAIKSDPDEARETLAPDAETAATTSVSDALDLYETNRLKQLQRGGAVRRALDGKEGILKDLKDYPIRALTRADLAQRVRDRAKIAPISANRQLSYLKTFIGWCVDEELVDTNVAETIKKPSAENERDRYHTLSELAQIWRAAGTLEYPFGPLIQLLITLPMRREEVAAMKVGELFLGDDKRPDDAEWVLPADRTKKKNALRVPLSALSREIIKAAIADSERPADSDYVFSTTSETSVSGFSKARKRLDAAIKTAREKVAALEGAEAEEMPHWVLHDLRTTFNTHACERLGVDAAVADRILNHVATATRSKIMRIYNRSELYEPRKSALASWAELLKREVIKADKRPSAARRTSGRKRLERNPPHSATS, from the coding sequence ATGGAACGCGTCGAATTTACCCCCAAGTGGTTGGACAATCTGAAGCCAGCAATGGGGGCTCCGCAGTACGAAATCGCCGACACGGTGGTCGGCGGCCTACGCGTTCGCGTGGGGAGCAAGTCCGTTCCCGATGGGCGCTATAAGGGCAAGGCCCTAATCATCTCGTTCGTCCTGGTTGCCCGCTTCCCGCCCGCCAAACAACCGACGCGGCGAGTGATCGGGCAGTACGGTCGATCTGAGAGCGGCCTCTCGCTTGGTGACGCGCGCGCCACCGCCATCGCCTGGAAGGAGGCTGTCCGGTCCGGGATCGATCCGACCGCCATCAAATCCGATCCTGATGAAGCGCGAGAAACCCTTGCTCCAGACGCTGAGACGGCGGCCACCACGTCCGTCAGCGACGCCCTCGATCTCTATGAAACCAACAGGCTCAAGCAACTTCAACGAGGAGGGGCCGTGCGGCGGGCCTTGGACGGAAAGGAAGGCATTCTAAAGGATCTCAAGGATTATCCCATACGGGCGCTCACAAGGGCCGACCTTGCTCAGCGTGTTCGGGATCGCGCTAAGATTGCGCCAATCTCGGCCAACCGTCAGCTTTCCTATTTGAAGACATTCATTGGCTGGTGTGTCGATGAGGAACTGGTCGACACAAACGTGGCGGAGACAATCAAGAAGCCCTCCGCTGAGAATGAGCGCGACCGCTATCATACTCTTTCGGAGCTTGCCCAGATATGGAGGGCTGCAGGAACCCTGGAATACCCGTTTGGACCTTTGATCCAACTTTTGATAACGCTGCCCATGCGGCGCGAAGAAGTGGCGGCCATGAAAGTGGGAGAGCTGTTCCTTGGCGATGATAAGCGTCCCGACGATGCGGAATGGGTTCTTCCAGCCGATCGTACCAAGAAGAAGAATGCGCTGCGCGTTCCTCTCTCGGCCTTGTCGCGGGAGATCATCAAGGCCGCCATCGCCGACTCGGAGCGGCCGGCTGATTCTGACTATGTTTTCAGCACGACCTCCGAAACGTCCGTTTCCGGCTTCAGCAAAGCCAGGAAGCGTCTTGATGCCGCGATCAAGACGGCTCGGGAGAAGGTGGCCGCGCTAGAGGGTGCCGAAGCGGAGGAGATGCCCCACTGGGTGCTTCATGATCTTCGAACGACCTTTAACACACACGCCTGTGAACGTTTGGGGGTCGACGCTGCAGTAGCCGACAGAATCCTCAACCACGTCGCAACCGCAACCAGGTCCAAGATCATGCGCATCTACAACCGTTCGGAGCTGTATGAGCCTCGCAAGTCTGCTCTCGCATCATGGGCTGAGTTGCTGAAGCGCGAGGTGATAAAGGCCGACAAAAGACCATCGGCTGCGCGGCGAACTTCCGGACGGAAGCGACTCGAACGAAACCCGCCTCATTCAGCGACGTCATGA
- a CDS encoding PEPxxWA-CTERM sorting domain-containing protein: protein MKWLLSLLALMVPVTADANTVREGIIKNYDLTINHTTPSIGGHTIFDLQIFPTEAQGPISTTFSFVYLFGIYYEMYWSNEGKLEHRLVGPSTTPQPLIIEPTHYRYRIEGINSYDHCGETPGVVGMTCGITGFTGWIINDHHLYIDPMWQDDQEFAYRLEITNYPPPVPEPATWLMMISGFGMIGLAYRRRLRTASPIS, encoded by the coding sequence ATGAAGTGGTTGCTCAGCCTTTTGGCGCTCATGGTTCCAGTAACTGCCGACGCCAATACGGTGAGAGAGGGGATCATCAAGAATTACGATCTCACGATCAATCACACCACACCGAGCATCGGTGGCCACACGATCTTTGACCTTCAGATCTTTCCAACGGAAGCACAGGGTCCGATCTCAACGACATTCTCGTTCGTCTACCTCTTCGGCATATATTACGAGATGTACTGGAGCAACGAAGGCAAACTAGAGCACCGTCTTGTTGGTCCCTCAACGACGCCGCAGCCACTCATCATCGAGCCTACGCACTACCGATATCGGATTGAAGGCATCAACTCCTATGATCACTGCGGAGAGACGCCGGGCGTAGTCGGTATGACCTGTGGCATCACGGGGTTCACCGGTTGGATAATTAACGACCATCACCTTTACATAGATCCCATGTGGCAAGACGATCAGGAGTTCGCGTACCGCCTTGAGATAACGAACTACCCGCCGCCCGTGCCGGAGCCAGCCACATGGCTCATGATGATATCGGGCTTCGGGATGATCGGGCTGGCCTATCGTCGACGGCTACGCACCGCTTCCCCGATTTCGTGA
- a CDS encoding helix-turn-helix transcriptional regulator, whose amino-acid sequence MQNDERILRIGEVLRRTGLSRATIYRKISKGTFPRQLPISENASGWHASEVARWVSNPRDYKAHDVAE is encoded by the coding sequence ATGCAGAATGACGAGCGGATTCTTCGGATTGGCGAAGTGCTGCGGCGGACGGGATTGAGCCGCGCCACAATCTACCGCAAGATTTCAAAGGGAACGTTTCCTAGGCAGCTTCCGATCAGCGAGAACGCATCAGGTTGGCATGCCTCCGAGGTTGCTCGCTGGGTCTCCAACCCCCGCGACTACAAGGCTCATGACGTCGCTGAATGA
- a CDS encoding tyrosine-type recombinase/integrase gives MATPANLLKGWARVVANAKPDPLKRITISDPDTRGLYVRITPKGAKTWTIVARDPAGKQVWREIGPVDEYTLEEARQKAREGVKLIKQGEEPFPAPMPKKIPDTFKFVAENFIDRHVKKQGLRTAPETERIFKKYVYPEWNKAGEERAFLSIKRGDVSRLLDKIEDENGAVMATRVLAVVSKLFNWYASREDDYSSPIVRGMGRANSRDRARKRILSDDDIRAIWKACGDLGTFGAFVRTCLLTGQRRAKVAAMRWGDIQDGVWTIPAEAREKVNAGELKLPKQALEIINAQPVIEKNPYVFAGRGKKAMAGFSVGKRDLDEKAPLQEPWVLHDLRRTAKSLMARANVRPDISERVLGHVIAGVEGVYDRHSYAAEKADALEKLASLVDLILNPPKGNVVELRQA, from the coding sequence ATGGCAACGCCAGCAAATCTATTGAAGGGGTGGGCGAGGGTCGTCGCGAACGCCAAGCCGGACCCCCTGAAGCGCATTACGATCTCCGATCCGGATACGCGCGGGCTGTATGTTCGCATCACCCCGAAGGGTGCGAAGACGTGGACGATCGTTGCCCGCGATCCTGCGGGCAAACAGGTCTGGCGCGAGATTGGTCCGGTGGACGAGTACACGTTGGAAGAGGCACGCCAGAAGGCGCGCGAGGGAGTGAAGCTCATCAAGCAGGGGGAGGAACCTTTCCCCGCGCCGATGCCGAAGAAGATCCCGGATACCTTCAAGTTCGTTGCCGAGAACTTCATTGATCGTCATGTCAAAAAGCAGGGGCTGCGCACCGCGCCGGAGACGGAGCGCATTTTCAAGAAATACGTCTACCCGGAATGGAACAAGGCGGGGGAGGAGCGGGCGTTCCTGTCGATCAAGCGTGGGGATGTTTCACGGCTCCTGGACAAGATCGAGGACGAGAACGGCGCGGTCATGGCAACTCGCGTCCTTGCCGTGGTGAGCAAGCTGTTCAACTGGTACGCCAGTCGCGAGGATGATTATTCGTCGCCGATCGTGCGGGGGATGGGGAGGGCGAACAGTCGGGATCGTGCCCGCAAGCGCATCCTGTCAGATGACGATATCCGCGCCATATGGAAGGCCTGCGGTGATCTCGGCACCTTCGGCGCGTTCGTTCGCACCTGCCTCCTGACGGGGCAGCGTAGAGCCAAGGTGGCTGCAATGCGCTGGGGGGATATCCAGGACGGTGTGTGGACCATCCCGGCTGAGGCGCGCGAGAAGGTCAACGCGGGCGAGCTGAAGCTTCCGAAGCAGGCGCTCGAAATCATCAATGCCCAGCCGGTGATCGAGAAGAATCCCTATGTGTTCGCAGGGCGCGGCAAAAAGGCCATGGCGGGCTTCTCTGTGGGCAAGCGAGACCTGGACGAAAAGGCCCCATTGCAGGAGCCCTGGGTACTCCACGATCTTCGCCGTACCGCGAAGAGCCTGATGGCCCGCGCCAACGTCCGGCCCGACATATCAGAGCGGGTGCTGGGGCACGTCATCGCTGGTGTTGAAGGCGTCTATGATCGCCATTCCTATGCTGCCGAGAAGGCCGACGCGCTGGAGAAGCTGGCGAGCTTGGTCGATCTGATCCTCAATCCGCCCAAGGGCAACGTGGTTGAGTTGCGCCAAGCCTAG
- a CDS encoding helix-turn-helix transcriptional regulator — MTDRIIRRGDLKAITGFEWRHIHDMEKRGDFPRRFRPDPHSKIVGWSLLEIQDWIAQRKAARGG; from the coding sequence ATGACTGATCGAATTATTCGACGCGGCGATCTGAAGGCAATTACCGGCTTCGAATGGCGTCATATCCACGACATGGAGAAGCGGGGCGACTTCCCCAGGCGCTTTCGCCCAGACCCTCATAGCAAGATCGTAGGCTGGAGCCTGCTGGAGATTCAGGACTGGATTGCCCAGCGCAAGGCGGCGCGAGGGGGATGA
- the cofC gene encoding 2-phospho-L-lactate guanylyltransferase yields the protein MSWTAVVPLKTRGERKSRLAELLSAEERAALSIRMFRHVVDVLADIPAIGRIVVLADQRPSGWDSDWIADSGRGLNAELDLVRKAVTGDLIVLHADLPLLASEDVIALIAAAARRGLAIAPDRHGTGTNSIAIKGGEEIDFAFGADSYRLHRKQRPDAEVVKRGGFELDLDTKDDLKIAESLGVEVC from the coding sequence ATGAGCTGGACGGCGGTCGTCCCGCTCAAGACGAGGGGTGAGCGCAAAAGCCGTCTCGCCGAATTGCTTTCGGCAGAAGAACGAGCCGCACTGAGCATCCGCATGTTCCGCCACGTCGTTGATGTGCTTGCAGATATTCCTGCCATCGGCCGGATCGTCGTGCTTGCGGACCAGCGCCCCTCCGGTTGGGACAGCGATTGGATCGCTGATTCGGGGCGCGGTCTCAATGCCGAGCTCGACTTGGTGCGCAAGGCAGTGACAGGCGACCTGATCGTGTTGCACGCCGACCTGCCCTTGCTCGCAAGTGAAGATGTGATTGCGCTGATAGCGGCGGCGGCGCGGCGAGGCCTCGCGATTGCTCCCGACCGGCACGGCACTGGTACGAACAGCATAGCGATAAAAGGGGGAGAAGAAATCGATTTCGCCTTCGGCGCCGATAGCTACCGCCTGCATCGAAAGCAGCGTCCGGATGCCGAAGTGGTCAAACGCGGCGGGTTCGAGCTTGATCTCGACACGAAGGATGATCTCAAAATTGCCGAAAGCCTGGGCGTCGAGGTCTGCTAG
- a CDS encoding HEAT repeat domain-containing protein produces the protein MGRRPGKPKGHPKPPGSGRQKGTPNRITRDVREAAQKHSAKAIAELVRLLKDTDSRVRVAAARELLDRAHGKPVSPQEITGRDGGPVAWESSSPVQRRETARSIAFVLAQGLRGADDGNVLDLKATDPARQSWHNAPQGEAAPPPEPEPEERQSTHSAAIEPVPVPKLVFDQGAFVTPEDAEERQLQRRILSQSNTRPSVIMRKR, from the coding sequence GTGGGCCGTCGTCCTGGCAAGCCCAAGGGCCATCCCAAGCCGCCCGGTAGTGGACGCCAGAAGGGTACGCCGAACCGCATCACCCGCGATGTTCGCGAGGCGGCGCAGAAGCACAGCGCCAAGGCCATCGCAGAGCTTGTCCGGTTGCTGAAGGATACGGACTCCCGCGTCCGGGTAGCCGCCGCTCGTGAGTTGCTGGACCGCGCCCACGGCAAGCCCGTCAGCCCGCAGGAGATCACCGGCAGGGATGGTGGGCCGGTAGCATGGGAGAGCTCTTCGCCGGTCCAGAGGCGGGAGACCGCCCGTAGCATTGCCTTCGTCCTAGCCCAAGGGTTGCGCGGTGCCGACGACGGCAACGTGCTGGACCTGAAGGCAACCGACCCCGCAAGACAGAGCTGGCACAACGCTCCGCAGGGGGAAGCCGCGCCGCCTCCCGAACCGGAGCCGGAGGAACGTCAATCGACGCATTCTGCTGCAATTGAACCCGTGCCCGTCCCCAAGCTTGTCTTCGATCAGGGCGCTTTCGTCACGCCCGAAGATGCCGAGGAGCGCCAGCTTCAGCGTCGCATCCTTTCGCAATCCAACACGCGCCCCAGCGTAATCATGAGGAAACGATGA
- a CDS encoding helix-turn-helix domain-containing protein: MGKKAKADQRAETRGGGFSGLPHIVQDSAAYQTLSDRAVRVLMEIVRTFNGYNNGRLGCSVRTIAERCGHKNYGSISRAIAELVQHGLLDVVLEGAWKQRKAREYRLTFISTTANGQHRQATNEYLKWQPEEKSSAETASTDTPRSAETASAAPRKFDETASTRVSQKRRKSVDRQNSPAETVSAHITKPYPPGESSEDSSHRQRKAALVKNELVALRQAKGILGISNLAQRAGVSSQRVQSFIGGSDLLEPASISRLAAELSRIPGDTQSNLASE; the protein is encoded by the coding sequence ATGGGGAAGAAGGCGAAGGCCGATCAGCGCGCTGAGACCAGGGGCGGCGGGTTTTCTGGCCTGCCGCATATTGTTCAAGACAGCGCGGCCTATCAGACGCTGAGCGACAGAGCAGTGCGCGTGCTGATGGAGATCGTCCGCACCTTCAACGGCTACAATAATGGACGCCTAGGATGCAGCGTTCGCACAATAGCCGAACGATGTGGTCATAAAAATTATGGATCGATCAGCCGCGCGATTGCTGAGCTGGTGCAACATGGCCTCCTCGACGTTGTGTTGGAGGGCGCTTGGAAACAGCGTAAAGCCCGCGAATATCGACTGACATTCATCTCGACGACCGCCAATGGGCAACACCGCCAGGCGACGAATGAATACCTGAAATGGCAGCCGGAAGAAAAATCCAGCGCTGAGACCGCCTCAACAGACACCCCCCGATCTGCTGAGACCGCCTCAGCAGCGCCCCGAAAGTTTGATGAGACCGCCTCAACAAGGGTTTCACAGAAGCGGCGGAAATCCGTTGATCGCCAAAATTCTCCTGCTGAGACGGTATCAGCACATATAACTAAGCCATATCCCCCCGGTGAATCTTCCGAGGATAGCAGCCATCGCCAGCGCAAGGCGGCGTTGGTCAAAAACGAGTTGGTGGCGCTTCGACAGGCCAAGGGCATCCTGGGCATTTCGAACCTAGCTCAGCGCGCCGGTGTTTCCTCGCAACGGGTGCAGTCGTTCATAGGTGGATCAGACCTGCTTGAGCCTGCCAGCATCTCAAGATTGGCGGCCGAATTGTCGCGCATTCCCGGAGACACTCAATCGAACTTGGCTTCTGAATGA
- the cofD gene encoding 2-phospho-L-lactate transferase — translation MSGRVTILTGGVGGAKLVLGLCHAIPADTVTAIVNTGDDFRHLGLSISPDIDTLLYTLSGKANAAQGWGREGESWSFMDAVRSLGGEDWFQLGDGDLALHVLRSERLRTGDPLSAIIADFAAAWGIAAPMLPMTDDVVATKVETNEGLLDFQHYFVRRRCEPVVRSIRFEGATAARPGPGVIKALSNPDCEAVLIAPSNPFLSVDPILSVPGIREALAGSRAPVIAVSPIVSGKAVKGPTAKMMTELGLDISAAAVADHYAGVIDAMLVDERDPPQDLAIPSARADTLMTTLHDRIRVARTALDLAASVRR, via the coding sequence GTGAGCGGCCGGGTCACAATCCTCACAGGGGGCGTCGGTGGCGCCAAGCTCGTGCTCGGCCTCTGCCATGCGATCCCGGCCGACACAGTGACCGCGATCGTCAATACCGGCGATGATTTCCGGCATCTCGGCCTCTCGATCTCGCCCGATATCGATACGCTGCTTTACACGCTGTCGGGCAAGGCCAATGCTGCACAGGGCTGGGGCCGCGAAGGCGAAAGCTGGAGCTTCATGGATGCTGTGCGCTCGCTGGGTGGCGAGGACTGGTTCCAGCTCGGCGACGGCGATCTCGCGCTGCACGTGCTGCGCAGCGAGAGATTGCGGACGGGCGATCCACTTTCTGCGATCATCGCTGATTTCGCTGCAGCATGGGGCATTGCGGCGCCCATGCTGCCGATGACCGACGATGTCGTCGCGACCAAGGTCGAAACCAACGAGGGGCTGCTGGACTTCCAGCATTATTTCGTGCGCCGCCGCTGCGAGCCCGTCGTCCGCTCGATCCGCTTCGAAGGCGCGACGGCGGCAAGGCCGGGGCCGGGTGTGATCAAGGCGCTCTCGAATCCCGATTGCGAAGCCGTGCTGATCGCGCCATCCAACCCTTTTCTGAGCGTCGATCCGATCCTCTCGGTGCCGGGCATCAGGGAGGCGCTGGCCGGATCACGCGCGCCGGTGATCGCCGTCTCGCCGATCGTCAGCGGCAAGGCGGTCAAGGGGCCGACCGCCAAGATGATGACCGAGCTCGGGCTGGATATCAGCGCGGCGGCGGTCGCCGATCATTATGCCGGGGTGATCGACGCTATGCTGGTCGACGAGCGCGACCCGCCACAGGACCTCGCAATCCCATCGGCGCGGGCGGATACGCTGATGACGACGCTGCATGATCGCATTCGCGTGGCCCGCACCGCCCTCGATCTGGCAGCTTCGGTCCGCCGATGA
- the cofE gene encoding coenzyme F420-0:L-glutamate ligase, translating into MIQIHPLPAIGDVQPGDDLARMLADAVHAAGITPVTSDVLAVTQKIVSKAEGRFVDLDTVTPGSRARELADVTRKDPRLVELVLAESQNVVRAVPHVLITRHRSGHVMANAGIDRSNIGPGGGERALLLPVDADASAARLREALAAIWPEPPAVLITDSFGRPWRYGVTCVAIGASGMPSLVDRRGDIDRDGRTLEVTQIALGDMIATAAGLATGEGAESVPAALVRGLEWAVADNPASALVRPLEEDLFQ; encoded by the coding sequence ATGATCCAGATCCATCCCCTCCCGGCCATTGGTGATGTCCAGCCGGGGGACGATCTGGCGCGGATGCTGGCCGATGCCGTCCATGCGGCCGGGATCACGCCGGTCACATCGGACGTGCTGGCCGTCACCCAGAAGATCGTCTCCAAGGCCGAAGGGCGCTTCGTCGACCTCGATACGGTGACGCCCGGTTCCAGGGCGCGTGAGCTTGCTGATGTGACGCGCAAGGACCCGCGGCTGGTCGAGCTCGTGCTGGCGGAATCGCAGAATGTGGTGCGGGCGGTGCCGCATGTGCTGATCACGCGCCATCGCTCCGGTCATGTCATGGCCAACGCCGGGATCGATCGCTCAAACATCGGTCCGGGTGGTGGCGAGCGCGCGCTGTTGCTGCCCGTTGATGCCGACGCTTCCGCTGCGCGGCTGCGCGAGGCGTTGGCGGCGATCTGGCCGGAGCCGCCGGCGGTGTTGATCACCGACAGTTTCGGGCGTCCCTGGCGTTACGGCGTCACCTGCGTCGCGATCGGAGCGAGCGGAATGCCCTCGCTGGTCGATCGCCGGGGCGACATCGATCGCGACGGGCGGACGCTCGAGGTCACCCAGATCGCCCTTGGCGACATGATCGCGACCGCTGCTGGTCTTGCCACGGGCGAGGGAGCAGAAAGCGTGCCCGCCGCGCTGGTGCGCGGACTGGAGTGGGCCGTCGCGGACAATCCCGCATCGGCTCTCGTTCGTCCACTTGAAGAGGATCTTTTCCAGTGA
- a CDS encoding CopG family ribbon-helix-helix protein codes for MKASISAHQKSRGRPATGRDPSVSVRLPSELLAKIDAMRGSASRSEAIRRLVEAGLGER; via the coding sequence ATGAAGGCGTCAATATCGGCACACCAAAAATCTAGAGGGCGTCCAGCGACGGGAAGAGACCCGTCCGTTAGTGTCAGACTTCCATCCGAATTATTGGCAAAGATTGACGCCATGCGAGGCAGTGCCAGCCGCTCCGAAGCCATCAGGCGGCTGGTGGAAGCCGGCCTTGGGGAGCGATAG
- the npdG gene encoding NADPH-dependent F420 reductase: protein MTDNSVIAVVGGTGKLGAAIARRLAKAGRTVIIGSRSAESAEKAATEVGFGLTGLANADAAKAGDIVIVTVPFQAQDATLAEIRPFVQGKIVVDTTVPLVPPKVMRVKLPEEGSAATRTQNILGESVTVVSGFHNVAAHKLATDADIGCDVLVFGDDKAARGKVVELANQAGLRGIHGGALVNSAAAEALTSILIFINKTYQVDGAGITITGKLIEHDALKSA from the coding sequence ATGACGGATAATTCAGTGATCGCCGTGGTTGGCGGGACCGGGAAGCTGGGCGCGGCGATCGCGCGCCGGCTCGCCAAAGCGGGACGCACGGTGATCATCGGTTCGCGCTCGGCGGAAAGCGCCGAAAAGGCTGCGACCGAGGTTGGGTTCGGGCTGACCGGCCTCGCCAACGCCGATGCGGCCAAGGCGGGTGACATCGTGATCGTGACCGTGCCGTTCCAGGCGCAGGACGCAACGCTCGCCGAGATCAGGCCGTTCGTCCAAGGCAAGATCGTGGTCGACACGACCGTCCCACTCGTGCCGCCGAAGGTGATGCGCGTCAAGTTGCCCGAGGAAGGGAGTGCCGCAACCCGTACCCAGAACATATTGGGCGAAAGCGTGACGGTCGTCTCCGGTTTCCACAACGTCGCCGCGCACAAGTTGGCGACCGACGCCGATATCGGCTGCGACGTGCTCGTGTTCGGGGATGACAAGGCCGCGCGCGGCAAGGTGGTCGAACTTGCCAACCAGGCGGGCTTGCGTGGCATCCATGGCGGCGCGCTGGTCAATTCGGCGGCGGCCGAGGCGCTGACCTCGATCCTCATCTTCATCAACAAGACCTATCAGGTTGACGGCGCGGGCATTACCATCACAGGAAAGCTGATCGAACACGACGCCTTAAAGTCCGCATGA
- a CDS encoding transglycosylase SLT domain-containing protein: MPRLPTVDDLGARPVPQSRRGVVSVRNAGAWGEGFASLGRTISGIGDDLQETQDQLDLAKGRSQYLIEKARLDAEAAEDQEYGTVESRYEGKLRTIGDNALKNIRSSRARALFSETIKTDTERGIAAVRGYAFGKRKDAERGQLLSDLPALKVAAVSAATEDDAIAALETARQRLATARAAGYISATEEVAQRQDFTGSFAKLKISSLLQENDIPGAKKLAARYREFMSAETIADADRIIREHENTWTGMAVATEKFAGRVRSIFPTDIDRIVGITIQAESNGRRFGDDGKVLTSRKGARGEMQVMPATERDPGFGVRPAADDGHEERARVGRDYLGAMLKRYGSVDLAWGAYNAGPGAVDKAVKKGGANWLAFMPPETQAYVARNMAALEAGDGAPRQPTLIELQAEVMRDPRLQNNPVALKTALAQVESQFNDARSSKQQVDDEAVADAMEVLLQNGGRYSELPVSIRSRVPAEKRVELLNYAQRVAKGDDSTDPAVYLSLMDDRTLRSLSDQQFYQLRARLSESDFQQLAKERSELIQGGGEKSPQSVDRTALNAVLRDRLMALGVDASQAAPGNKKAALQRQAAITSHIRTGLLAEQVKAGHKFSDAEIEKYVDRQFARTANLAAPVPWHNRAIVTLFGDNGDTIPQQLITMRERDIPDDTRKKIRDGLKARGVEPTEGAVLGVYWDWKRKRGG, from the coding sequence TTGCCGAGACTCCCTACAGTCGATGACCTTGGCGCGCGCCCCGTTCCGCAGTCGCGGCGTGGGGTTGTGTCCGTCCGCAATGCGGGAGCCTGGGGCGAGGGCTTCGCCAGCCTCGGCCGCACGATCTCCGGAATTGGCGATGATCTTCAGGAAACCCAGGATCAGCTCGATCTTGCCAAGGGGCGTTCGCAATATCTGATCGAGAAGGCCCGGCTCGATGCCGAAGCTGCGGAAGATCAGGAATATGGCACGGTTGAATCGCGCTATGAGGGGAAGCTTCGCACGATCGGCGACAATGCCCTGAAGAATATCCGCTCCAGCCGGGCGCGGGCGTTGTTCTCGGAGACGATCAAGACCGACACCGAGCGCGGGATTGCCGCTGTTCGTGGTTACGCCTTCGGCAAGCGAAAGGATGCGGAGCGCGGCCAGCTTCTGTCGGACCTGCCGGCGCTCAAGGTGGCGGCCGTATCGGCAGCGACCGAAGATGATGCGATTGCCGCATTGGAAACGGCGCGGCAGCGTCTCGCGACCGCCCGCGCGGCTGGCTATATCAGCGCCACGGAAGAGGTTGCGCAACGGCAGGATTTTACCGGCAGCTTCGCCAAGCTGAAAATCTCGTCGCTGCTCCAGGAGAACGACATTCCCGGCGCAAAGAAGCTCGCCGCGCGCTATCGCGAGTTCATGTCGGCGGAGACGATCGCCGATGCCGACAGGATCATCCGCGAACATGAAAACACATGGACCGGCATGGCGGTTGCGACCGAGAAGTTCGCCGGTAGGGTCCGCAGCATCTTCCCCACGGATATTGATCGCATCGTCGGCATCACGATCCAGGCGGAAAGCAACGGGCGTCGCTTTGGCGACGACGGCAAGGTTCTGACCAGCCGCAAGGGCGCGCGTGGGGAAATGCAGGTCATGCCCGCCACGGAGCGAGATCCGGGCTTTGGTGTGCGTCCTGCGGCCGATGACGGCCATGAAGAACGTGCGCGGGTAGGGAGGGACTACCTCGGGGCGATGCTCAAACGCTATGGCTCGGTGGACCTCGCCTGGGGCGCGTACAACGCCGGGCCGGGTGCCGTTGACAAGGCAGTGAAGAAGGGCGGCGCAAACTGGCTGGCGTTCATGCCTCCCGAAACCCAGGCTTACGTGGCCCGCAACATGGCCGCGCTCGAAGCTGGCGATGGCGCTCCGCGTCAACCGACGCTGATCGAATTGCAGGCCGAAGTGATGCGCGATCCGCGCCTCCAGAATAACCCGGTGGCGTTGAAGACGGCGCTGGCTCAGGTCGAATCCCAGTTCAACGATGCGCGTTCGTCAAAGCAGCAGGTCGACGACGAAGCGGTTGCCGACGCCATGGAGGTGCTGCTTCAGAACGGCGGGCGCTATTCCGAATTGCCGGTCAGCATTCGCTCGCGGGTGCCTGCCGAAAAGCGTGTCGAGCTGCTCAACTATGCGCAGCGCGTGGCGAAGGGCGACGATAGCACCGATCCCGCCGTGTATCTGAGCCTGATGGACGACCGCACCTTGCGGAGTCTGTCCGATCAGCAGTTCTACCAGTTGCGCGCCCGGCTGTCGGAGAGCGATTTCCAGCAGCTTGCGAAGGAACGTTCGGAATTGATCCAGGGCGGTGGCGAGAAGTCGCCGCAGAGCGTAGATAGGACCGCGCTCAATGCAGTCCTGAGAGATCGGCTGATGGCGTTGGGGGTGGATGCTTCTCAGGCTGCGCCCGGCAATAAGAAAGCGGCCCTCCAGCGTCAGGCTGCAATCACGTCACACATCCGGACCGGGCTTCTGGCGGAGCAGGTAAAGGCAGGCCATAAGTTTTCCGACGCCGAGATCGAAAAGTACGTCGATCGACAATTTGCACGCACAGCCAATCTCGCAGCGCCAGTGCCCTGGCACAACCGCGCCATCGTGACGCTGTTCGGTGATAACGGCGACACCATTCCCCAGCAGCTCATCACGATGCGGGAGCGGGATATCCCGGACGACACCAGGAAAAAGATCAGGGACGGCCTCAAGGCTCGCGGTGTCGAGCCGACTGAGGGTGCTGTGCTGGGTGTGTATTGGGACTGGAAACGGAAGAGGGGCGGATGA